A segment of the Sulfuricurvum sp. genome:
GCCGTATTTCGCGCGCCTAATGCCCTTATTGCCAACTGGGTCAGAACTAAATTTGCCGACAAAATAGCTCATTTGTTTGAAATTAAAACCAATGTCAAACCAACCGTCTCTATATTGGTCAAATCGGCAACCTCCTCATCACATCAAAACGTCGTTGCCCCTGTTCCGAGCGAACGTCCGGGAGGTTCTTTACTTAATCCGTCTTATACGTTTCAAAACTTTGTTGTAGGCGGCTCAAACGAATTTGCCTTCGGAGCTGCAAAAAGCGTCAGTGAAAAACCGGGAATTGCATATAATCCCCTCTTTTTATACGGCGGTGTCGGTTTAGGTAAAACCCACCTTATGCAATCAGTCGGAAACGTCATGCTTGCACAGGGCAAAACCGTCATTTATACCTCTGTAGAACAATTTTTAAATGACTTTACCCGCCATCTGAGCAATCGGACTATGGATCGGTTCAAAGATAAATACCGCAAATGTGATTTGCTTCTGATCGACGATATCCAGTTTTTGAGTAACAAAAACCAAATACAAGAAGAGTTTTTCCACACCTTTGACGCATTGCGAAATGAAAACAAGCAGATCATTATCACCTCCGATAAACCCCCGAAAAAAATCGGCGGACTCGAAGAGCGTCTCAAAAGCCGTTTTGAATCGGGTCTTGTTGCCGATATTCAGCCCCCGGAACTCGAAACCAAAATCGAAATTATCAAGAAAAAATGTGAAATCAACCGTGTGAAACTCGACCGTGATGTTATTAACTACGTTGCAACGATTATTGAAAATAACACTCGTGAAATCGAGGGAATTCTTTCTAAACTCAATGCTTATTCACAGCTAATGGGTGTGGATATCACTATCGAATTTGCCCGAAATGTCCTAAAAGAACAAATGGCCGAAAAACGAAGCAATATTACGACCGATCTCATCATGGATACCGTAGCCAAAGAACTCAATATTAAACCGAGTGAAATCCGATCCAAAAGCCGAAATAGCAACATTGTATATGCGCGTCGTATCGCTATCTATCTCGCACGTTCTCTAACTCCGAACTCAATGCCGCAGCTTGCGCAGTATTTTGGAATGAAAGATCATACCGCCGTCAGTCATACGATGAAAAAAATCCAGGAACTCATGAAAAACGATGAAGATTTCCGTGTAAAAGTCGAAGAGCTCTCCAATAAAGTCTCAATGGCCACTTCCGAATAAAATTTCTGTTTGTAAAGAGGTTTTAAAAAAGATATAATTCGTACTAAGTGAATAGATGTGAATGAAACCAAATCGTTTCATCACATTGCAAAAGCAGGAGAGATGGGAGTTTATGGCGTGTTTTCACCCATTCACACCCCCTTATTACTAACTACTATAACTTATGATATATAATAATAAAGGGAGTCTTTTATGAAAATTACCGTTGACAAATCGGTTTTGGAAAATATCCTTCTACACCTACAGCCTTTTTTAGAAAAAAAAGATACCTCCCAAATCACATCACACATCATGCTTTCGACTGATGGTAGAACCCTTACAGCCAAAGCAACCGATTATGAAATAGGACTTGTCATTCAAACCAATTCCGTAACTGTAGAAGAACCGGGCTCTCTTACTGCTAACGGTAAAAAGTTGCTCGATATCATTCGTATTTTAAAAGACGAAGAAATCGAATTATCTCTTGATAAAGACACTCTTCACATTCGTCAAAAACGCTCAAACTTTAAACTTCCTACGTATAAAAGTTCAGAATTCCCTTCTTTCCCAACTACAGAAGGCAAACCGAATATTGTGATTAACTCTCACGTATTGATTGAATCCCTCAAAAAAATAACTCCTGCAGCCGATACCAATAATCCTAAATTTGAACTCAACGGAGCATTGATCGATATCAAAAGCAATCAAATCAATTTTGTTGCTACCGATACTCGTCGTCTTGCCCTTGTTCACATCGACAGCCAAAATGATGCAGAGCTTTCTATCATTGTCCCTAAAAAAGCAATTATCGAAATCCAAAAACTGTTTGCCGACAATATTGAAATCTATTACGACAACACCCATCTCATTATCAAATCCGAAGATTCACTTTTCTATACCAAACTCATCAACGGTAAATTCCCTGATTACAGCCGAATTATCCCTAGAGAAGCTCAACGCTCCATTACATTGCCGAAAAGCGCTATAGTGACCGCTATTAAGCAAATAACGACTATTTCCAATGATCTTAAACTCACGTTCCAACAAGACGCTATTTTGTTTGAAAGTTTAAGCGATGATAACATCGAAGCAAAAACTGCCGTAGAAATTGAAAACGGATTTGAAACTCCTTTTATTCTCGCAATCAACAGCCGTTATATCTTGGATTTCTTATCTCAAGTCAACAGCACTGAATTTACTCTCGAAGCAAATGAATCAAATCAGCCATTCGTAATCAAAGATGCAAATTTTAAAACAATCGTAATGCCGATTGTGATTTAACCTTTCCCTTTTTATCCCCATTTAAACCCTCTAGGAGGGTTATATCTTCATAAAACCTTCTTTTTAGTTTTTCTTCGCTAAAATAAAGCATTAAACACGCTTAAAAGCTGGAGCAACAATGGAAAATTACGGTGCTAGTAATATTAAAGTCCTAAAAGGTCTCGAAGCCGTTCGAAAACGACCGGGTATGTATATCGGTGATACCGGTCATCGCGGACTTCATCACCTGATCTACGAAGTCGTTGATAACTCGATCGATGAAGCGATGGCAGGACATTGTGATACGATCACGGTAACATTGACCAAAAACGGTACGGCGATGGTTAGCGATAACGGTCGCGGTATTCCTACCGACATGCATCCGACGGAAGGGATCTCTGCGGCTACGGTTGTTTTAACCGTATTGCACGCAGGGGGAAAATTCGACAAAGATACCTATAAAGTCTCAGGCGGTTTGCACGGGGTAGGGGTATCGGTAGTAAATGCACTCAGTTCCGATTTGAAAATGACCATTTTCCGTGAAGGTCAATCGTTTGAGCAAAATTTCAAATGCGGTATTCCTCAAGAACCGTTAGCGGTAACCGGAACAACTCGTAAACGTGGAACAACGATTGAATTTTTCCCAGATCCGTCTATTTTTACCGAAACGATTATTTTCGATTATGACTATTTGGCAAAACGGTTCCGTGAATTAGCCTATCTTAATCCGCGCATTACGATCATTTTTAAAGACGAACGAAACGGTGCGAGCAATACCTATCACTTCGAGGGTGGTATCAGCCAATTCGTTACTGATGTAAATAAAAAAACCGTTGTTGCGACTCCGTTTGCATTTAGCGAAAAAATCGAAGATATCGAGATGGACATCGCCATCATGTATAACGACAGCTATGATGATAAAACCTTCACGTTTGTCAATAACATCAATACCCCTAACGGCGGTACCCATGAAGCGGGTTTCCGAGCAGGGCTTACCCGTGTTATCTCAAACTACAACAAACAAAACGGTAATGCCAAAGAAAAAGATGTACCTCTAACGGGTGAAGACGTTTCCGAAGGGCTTATCTGTGTCGTTTCGGTACGTGTTCCCGAGCCGCAGTTTGAAGGACAAACTAAAGGAAAACTCGGAAATACCTACGTTCGACCGTTGGTGCAAAAAGTTACCTACGAAAAATTGACTAAATATTTCGAAGAAAACCCGATCCAAGCCAAAGCAATCGTTCAAAAAGCCCTTATGGCTGCACGCGGACGTGAAGCGGCAAAAAAAGCGCGTGAATTGACACGACGCAAAGATGCGATGACAGTCGGAACGTTGCCGGGTAAATTGGCAGATTGCCAGAGTAAAGATCCTTCAATCAGCGAATTGTATCTGGTGGAAGGGGACTCTGCGGGCGGTTCGGCAAAACAGGGGCGTGACCGTGTATTCCAAGCAATTTTGCCTCTCAAAGGTAAAATTCTCAACGTTGAAAAAGCCCGTTTGGACAAAATTCTCAAATCCGAAGAGATTACCAATATGATCACGGCTCTTGGATGTGGAATCGGAGAAGAGTTTAACGAAGAGAAACTTCGTTACCATAAGATCATTATTATGACCGATGCCGACGTCGACGGCAGCCATATTCAAACACTTCTGTTGACATTCTTTTTCCGATATCTTCCGAAAATTGTTGAAAACGGCTATCTGTATTTGGCACAACCGCCTCTATACCGCTATAAAAAAGGGAAAAAAGAGATTTACTTTAAAGACGATCGTGTGATGAACGCTTTCTTAATCGAGAACGGAATCGAAGCATTGGAGTCTGAAGAACTCAATATCGGTGTCAATGATCTTGTATCTTTCTTTAAAATGGTGGATCATTACCGCAGCACACTTGATGCTTTGGAACGCCGTTATGCTCTTGTGGAATTGATCCGTTATTTCATTGAAAATCCGGATTTAGTCGCATTACCGCTTCAAGAGTTGTACACTAAAGTTGAAGTATTCCTTACTGCAAAAGGGAATAATATCCTCAGTAAGAGTGTCAGTGATGAAGACATGCATCTCTTTGTACAAACAAAAGAGGGCTTGGAAGAACTTCATATCAATGATGAACTGTTTGCATCTCCGCATTTTGCCGAAGCGAACTATATTTATCAAAAAATTCAGGATTGGAATTTACCTTTAAAAGGTGATTTGTTAGAACTTTTAACCCAAATCACCGATTTCGCGAAGAAAGGCTCATACATCCAACGTTATAAAGGTCTTGGGGAGATGAATCCGGAACAGCTTTGGGAAACGACAATGACACCTGAAAATCGTGTATTGCTCCGTATTACGATCGAAGATACCGAATCTGCAGGTGATTCATTTAATCTCTTTATGGGTGATGATGTCGAACCTCGCCGTAACTACATTGAAACGCACGCTAAAGACGTCAAACATTTGGATATCTAATTTTTTATGACCTATACTGAACAAAAAGAGAGGGAACACCGTTTTGCATTAGCATTACGGATGGGATTACCGATCTTTTTTCTAAGTGCGGTTACCCTTACTGCCCTGTTTACACAGGCTTACACCACTTTTACCTCTTTAATCATTCTGTCTATTGCTTTGTTAGGAGTAATGGTCTATTTTATTTTTTATCTGATTTATCAAAGTACTCAGGAAAATATTACTGAAACGATCACACATACATTCACACCGGAATATTTTTCCCGTCTTTTTTCCAAAGCACTTACTAAAAATACGCAAACCCTTCTATTGATTACCGTTGAAAATTTATGGTCGATTAATGAACGCTATGGGATAAAAAACGGTGATATTGCTTTACAAAATACGGTGATGAAATTAGATCATTTTTTTTACGATAAAAAGATAGAAAAACTCCCTATATGCCGTTTTAAAGGGGGTGATTTTTTACTCTTTTTACCGGGTGAAAAAGAAAAATATAATTCTTTGATTGAATTATTGCTGAGTAAATATCAACATTATGTTGATAATGAAATTGAAGTCAGCCTTGAGGCAGTGATGCTCGATTCACGTCTTTCCGATGATATTGAGTTATTGATCAGCCGTTTGTACGAGCTTCATAATGACCGGATCAGTAGTGAAAAAGAGGAAATATATTCCATTAATCAACTGGAAAACGAAATCATTGAGGCACTGGATGAGAAGCGTTTTTCTATCGGATTCTGGCCGGTATGCTGTGAGACCCATCCGATTTATGATACGACCGTCAAACTGATTGATTCACAGGGAAGATTCATCCATCAAAGCCGCTATATTCCGGTTCTTAACAGAATCAACAGAATGCGCTGGCTTGAAAGCGATGTATTGGAAACAATTGCCACTTTATGTGATGAACGGAAACGGGATTTTATTGTGACCATCTCTCCCGTTACCTTGCGTAATCCCCATTTCTTTGAACATGCTATGACTTTATTTGAGCGTTTTCCGTCAGCTCGAAATAAAATAACGCTGATGTTTGAAGAAAAAGAGTATTGCTATCAATTAGAGCGGTTTGTGCACCAAATCAGCCATTACAGAAGAGCAGGGTATAAAATCGCTCTCGATCGTTTGGGAGGATATCATACGACGCTGTTGTATTTAAAAGAGTTGGAAGTGGATGTTGTCCGCTTTGATTCTCTTTATACCCGTCATATAAAAGAAGCGGGATATCAGAATATCATTCAGGGGCTTAATCTGAGTGCGCATTTGTGCGGAGCCAAAACATGGATATCCATGATAGAGGATGAATATACCGATAATCTTGTCCAATCGCTGAAAATCAACTATCGGCAAGGCAACTATCTAGGTAGAATTTTAACTATGGATCAAATATAGGTCAAAAAGGTTTTGTCCCTTTGGCGTTTAGATTAAATTAAAGGATAGATATGAAATACGGAGAACAAATTGTCGAAAATTTTGACATCGAAAAAGATTTCGAAATATGGCCGAATCAACATGAACGGGACTACGTGATTAAAGTAACATTACCTGAGTTTACCTGTTTGTGTCCGCGCAGCGGATATCCCGATTTTGCAACCATTTACGTAGAATATACGCCGGATAAATGGGTGGCTGAACTGAAAGCCATCAAACTCTACATTAATTCATTCAGAAACCGCCATATTTCGCATGAAAACAGTGCAAATGAGATCTACAGTGTATTTGAGCAAAAAATCGCTCCTAAGCGCTTAAAAGTGGTTGCAGATTACTACCCTCGCGGAAACGTTCATACAGTAGTAGAAATTGATAGTGAAAAAATAGTAAAAGAGAAATAATTAGAAGAAGGATAGATTCCCGATTCAATCGGGAATAGGGGAATACTAAATCAACCGAATTTACCGGTGATGTACTCTTGGGTAAGTTTTTCTTTCGGAGTGACGAAGAGTTCTTCGGTATGCCCGAGCTCAATGAGTTCTCCCAAATACATAAATCCGGTATAGTCGCTTACACGCGCTGCTTGCTGCATATTGTGGGTTACAATGATGATGCTGACTTTTTCTTTGAGTTCGATGACCAGTTTTTCGATCCCTTGTGTAGAGATCGGGTCAAGCGCCGATGTCGGTTCGTCAAACAAAAGAACTTCAGGCTCTACCGCAATCGCGCGGGCGATACACAAACGCTGCTGTTGACCGCCCGAAAGACCGTTTGCATCGTTTTTGAGACGGTCGCTTACCTCTTTCCAGATGGCCGCGTCTTTGAGTGCTTTTTCGACACGGTCACTCAGTTCCGTTTTGTTTTTAATCCCCTGCAAACGCATTCCGTATGCAACGTTGTCGAAAATTGACATCGGAAACGCGGTCGGTTTTTGGAAAATCATCCCGATTTTGGTTCGAAGATGGATCAAGTCTTCTTTGGCATCGAGGATATTACGTCCTTCGAACTCGATTTCCCCTTTATAGGCATTGCCGGGATAAAGATCGTGCATTCGGTTAAATGATCGCAAGAGGGTGGTTTTACCGCATCCTGATGGACCGATAAGCGCTGTAATCGAGTTTTTGGCGATCGGCATGGTCACTTTTTTCAAACTCGGTGCTTCAGCGCCTTTGTAAGTGAATTCAAAATCACGTACTTGAAGTGCGCATTCGTCTTTGATATCGATAATACTTGCCATAGGTTATTTCCTTTTTCCAAAGAATAAGATAAGTCGTCCCACAATATTGAGACCCAGAATAAACATCGAAAGGATAAAGGCCGCTGCCCATCCCAGCTGTTGCCAATCATCGTAAGGGCTGATCGCATAGTTAAACATCGTAACTGTAAGCGAAGGCATCGCATCGTTCAGATTGGTTGTAAAAAAGTTATCGTTAAACGAGGTAAAGAGCAACGGTGCCGTTTCCCCTCCGACACGTGCGATACCGAGTAGTACACCGGTTAAAATCCCGGCTTTGGCACCGCGATAGACGACGTCCATGATCACTTTGTATTTCGGTGCGCCGAGGGCAAATGCCGCTTCCCGAAGTGTACCGGGTACGAGCTGAAGCATATCATCGGTCGTGCGTAAAATGATCGGAATCATAATGATGGCCAGAGCTATAGAACCTGCCCATGCACTGAAGTGTCCCATCGGCATAACGACGACGGCGTAGACGAACGCTCCGATAACGATTGATGGTGCAGACATCATAATATCGCTGATGTCACGGATCAAATGGGCAAGTTTTGAGTTCTTACCGTATTCACTGAGATAGGTTCCGGCTAAAATACCGAGAGGAACACCGATAACGGTTGCCAATCCGACAAGGATAGCTTGACCGACGAGCGCATGTTTGAGACCGCTTTCCTCATATCCAGGAGGAGAACCTTCAAAAATGAAAATATTCCAGTTGAGAGCACCGACCCCTTTCATGACTAAAACGCCCAAAATCCAAAACAAAAATGCGATAGCGATAACTGCACTCAGTGTTGAGAGACCGAGGACGATTTTATTGACTAAAACCCGTTTTTGGACCGCTGTCATACTCCTCTCCTTTCTTTACGTAAAAAGTAAAACTTGGCGACTGCGATGACAACGAAACTCATCACCAAAAGAATCAGAGCCAACTCGAACAAGCTCGAGAAATAAAGCGATCCATCGGCTTCGGCAAACTCATTGGCGAGCGTTACCGGAATAGAAGTGGTCGGATCGGTAATCGCCTTTGGAGTGTGATGGACATTCCCCATAACAAATGTAACCGCCATTGTTTCACCGATTGCCCGGCCTAGCGCCAAAATGATCGAACCGATGATTCCGGCACGTGCATAAGGGATGATAACATCTTTGATAACATCCCATTGCGTACCGCCGAGGGCATATGCTGACTCTTTGAGAATATCAGGCGTCGTATTCATCGCATCGCGGGTAACCGCTGCCATAAACGGCAAAATCATGATGGAGAGGACGATACCGGCGCTGAGAAGACCGATCCCCATTCCGCCGAATATATCGCGGATAATAGGGACAAAATAAAACAATCCCCACATACCGTAGATGACGGATGGGATAGCCGCAAGGAGTTCAACGCTCACTCCGAAAAAGCCTTTGATTTTGTCGTGAGCGATTTCACTAAGGAAAATTGCAACACCGATGGCCACAGGGATAGCAAAAAGCATTGCTAAAAATGTCGAAGCGACCGAGCCGAAAATGGCGGCATATGCACCGAATTTTTCGAGATTCGGAGCCCATTCGTCTTTGGTTATAAAATCAAAACCGAATGCGTGAATAGCTTCCAATGACTGGTTAAAGAGCTCTACGAATATCCATGCGACAATCACGAGGATTAGCAGGGCGCTAAAACGGGTTAGATTGGAGAAGATTTTATCGATCATGCAACACCTTGCCTTAGAATAGGTAAGAAATTTTATTACATCATGATTACAACACTGTTACGAGCCACTTTAATGCCCCTTCATGCGTGCTGAATTCTTGATTAAGTTGGGCTTCATAGGCCCTATCCAAAATACTTTTGAACGTTTCAGACGGCGTCAATCCGGACGCAATCAGATCCCGTCCCATTAGCAGCGGCTGAGGCGGTTCATACAATACGCCCAAGGCTTTTGCACGCTCAAATAGCCAATCTCCGGCTTCAAAAGATTTCGGTATTGTACCGATAAAAGTGCGTCCGTAAAAATCGGCTTTGGCAATGTGGATTAGATCCTCGATACACGCATGTGTACTGAGACGAAGAATTTCACTGTCCGAAGCGTGAGTTTTATGTAGTTTCCTCGGTGAGCCGTGATACCGGATTAGAGGTAAAACAGCATCGATAAGAGATTTGTCTTCTGTAATTTTAGATAACCATGCTCGGCCAATATCGACTCCGCGTTCAGCATGTTTCGGGGCATTTAAAACGCCATCGGCAATAATAGTAGAATCGGGTTTCCCGATATCATGCAGCAGCATCGCTAACATTAAAATCAGGTCATGTTTACTCTCTCCGGTACGGATGGAAGCCATGACATCTATGCCCATCAGCAGATGGTTCCATACGGAGCCCTCAGGGTGAGATTGAGGATCTTGAGGTGTGGTTTCAAATCGATCGAGCGGAGAGAGAAAAGCAAGTGCACCCATCTCTTTTAGCAGGATAAGCCCGAGTGAGGGACGTGCGCTCTGGAGCAGAAGTTTTTTCAGCTCTTCAAAAATACGTTCTTTCGGAAGTTCTTCAAGTGCACCATGTTCGATCATACTCCGACATAATTCCAGCAGACGCTTATCGCAGGTTAGTTCAAATCGTGCCGCAAACTGTACGGCACGCAATACTCTCAACGGATCGTCGATAAACGTTTCGGGATCCACACACATTAGACGTTTGTTTTTTAAATCTTCTACCCCTCCGAAGGGATCAAGCAGTGTTTTTGTGATGGGATCGTAACCGATAGCATTGATGGTGAAATCACGTCGACGGGCGGCGTCGGTAAAATCAATATCGCTTTGCCATGCTACATCGAATCCTTTATGTCCGAATCCGGACTTGGATTCGGTGCGAGGAGGGGCAAAATCAATCGTATATCCTGCATAGGCCAGCTTTAGGACGCCGAAGCTTTTACCGATGAGATTCAATTTTCCAAACGGCTGGAGGAGTGTTTCGAGCGATTCAATCGAATGGACTCCATAGAGCTCGATATCCAGATCGTTTGTCGGATGCCCTGTGAACGTGTCACGGACAAATCCTCCGACAAGTATCGGTTTAATTCCGGCCCTGTCAAGATGTTCTATCAGGTGCAGTAAGGGGTCGGGAAGGGAGATCATTTTTTGGTCAGTTTGTTTTTTTGGATTAAAGAATCAAGCGAAAAGCCAAATGTTGAACCGACTCCCAATGTACTCTCGATAGTGAGGGTGGAATCATGGAGCTTGAGGATATAGCTGACGATAGAGAGCCCCAGCCCCATTGAATTGTCCCAGCGGTTTTTATGGACACGATAAAATTTAGAGGTGACTTTATCGAGCTCTGAGTGAGCGATACCGATCCCTTTGTCGGTAACGCTAAAACTATGATCGCTAAGGGTAACACTTACCTCTTCTTCGGAATATTTGAGCGCATTATCGATAAGGTTGGTAATGATGAGTTCGATCATCGTTCGATCGGCGTATACGGTTTTGGAAAGCCCCATATACTTGATAGAACGTGAAGGATATTTGATCTGCAAAATAGAGATCGATTCATGGCAAACTTCGGAGATGTCAAATAGGGTCGGTTTGATCGAGAGATCGTTGTTTTCAAGTTTGACAGAGAGTGCTAAGCGGTCTAGCATGAGGGTTACTCGATGGGTATTGGCAAGAATTTTGTCCAGAAATTTTTCTCTGATTTTAGGATCAATATTCAAGTCATCGTGCAATGTCTCGGCATATCCCATGATCGCGGCAATCGGATTTTTAAACTCGTGGCTGATGGCTGAGAGAATATCATTTTGTTGTTTGTTGATGAGACGAAGTTTGGCAGTGTGCTTACGTTTTTGTTTATCGCGGTTTTGGAGCTTTTTGACCAAGTTTTTGAGCATTATCGAAATTTGTAAAAACTCGCGGAAATATTCGGGTTTGAGAATGGCTTTATAGTTTTTAGCGGAGATTTGATCTAAATAATGGGTTATTTGCAAAATATCATGACGTGCTTTTTTCGATATTTTATAGGCGATAACAAGTGCAATGGCAACCAACACGGTAAAGGCGATAAAGAGTTTGATCCAAAGCGTATAGAAGTGGTCCATAACTCCTTTTAAACTCATGGAAAGACGAAAATAGAGTATGCCGTGCGGAGTGGATATTTTTTTTGCAACATAAACAAAGTCGGTTTTTAGAGTTTTGGAGTAGCGAATCGTAATTCCGTAAGGCTTTCGCATCGACTCCATGATTTCAACACGGTTCGAATGATTTTCCATCGTTTTTTTATCGGTGTCGCTTTCAGCTATGACCACTCCGTTTTCTGCAACGACCGTTAAACGCAGATGGGCTTTTTGTGCGATAGAGTGGGCGAGAGAATCGAGATCGTTAGAAGCAACGATTTGGGGTTCAAGAAGCTCAATACTTTGTATAAGCCGCTCTTTACCATCCTCGATAATCATTGTTTTGAGGGTATAAAAACTAATAACCGAGGCAACCAAAAGGGCGGCGGTAAAGAGACCTAATATATTGAGGAAAAAAAGCTGATGGATTCTTAGCACAGGGTATATCCGACTCCCCGTACGGTTTTAATATATTCTTTGGTCTTGTCGGGATCAATTTTTTCTTTGAGACGGTTGATGGCGACGTTTACGGTACGGTCTTGGAATACTTCTTCGCCTCCCCAGACGTGTTCGAGGAGGTAATCGCGGTCCAAAACGACATTTTGGTTTACAATCAATGCATGAAGAAGATCAAATTCGAGTTTGGTCAGTTCGATGTTTTCACCTTCTATCGTTACAGAACGTGCCGCGAGATTGAGAACAATATCGCGGTAGGTGAGATTCCCCTCGGATGAGAGTTTTTTTGTACGGCGCAGCATCGCCTTGACCCGGAGTACAAGCTCTTTCATGCTGAAAGGTTTGGTAATATAATCGTCTCCGCCGCGCTCAAATCCTTGCTCGATATCTTCATCTTTATGTTTGGCACTGACAAAGATGACGGGAGTATGAATCCCTTTTTTACGGAGTGACTCGACAAACTCACTCCCCTCGGCACCGGGGAGATTGCGATCCATTAATATCAAATCAACATGTTCTTCTTCTAAAACTTCCTGGACATGTTTCGTCGTTAAAAAACCGATCGTTTCAAAACCTTCTTTGGCAAGATGATACTCCATCAGTTCCAAAATATCTTTTTCATCTTCGACGATCACAATTAACGAACTCACGGCTTGTCCTTTCTTTTAGTTGTAGAGTTGAATCTCTCCGCCTTTTTGTGCGTAGAGCATGAGCGAAGCGATATTAACGGCACGATCACCGATACGCTCCAATTTGCGCAATGTTCCCAACACTTTGACGTATTCGATTGAGAGTTCATTGGCATTGATAATCAGGGTTAAAAGCTCTTTTTCCATAATTGAAAAAAGATCATCGTTTTTAGACTCTTCAACCATGACTTTGCGATACACATCATCTGCGTCGCATCGTTCCATGTCTTGCAAACATTCTGCAATGTATTGTAGCGCATGCAGAGTCGTTTTGTGCAGTTGAACAATTGCACTGCTTAAAACAGTCATATCGCATCCGCCGGCACAATGGTCATGCAAACGTTTGCTGTATTTTTTAACCGCATCGCCGATGCGGTCGATTTCGTTGGTCATTTTCAAATACGCTACCAATAAGCGTAATTCGTCCGCTTCAGGACCGAAAAGGGCAAAGGTTTTGATGATTTCATTGTCGATCTTATTGGCGTCAAGTTGAAGATTTTTGAGATAGACCCGTGACGTCTCGTACAAATCAATGTTGTCGTTTTCGAAAGCGTGGAGAGTCTCTTCGCTTGAGTGGATGATTTGAGATAGTAGAGTTGAAATCATTCCACGGATTTCGTTCAGTTTGTTTTCATAGCGTGGTAGCATTCATGTGCCTTTATAGTAAATGATAGTGCGCGATTATAACGTTACTTTATAACCGTGAGATTACAGAGGGACTTTGTGCTTTGTAATCGTTTCGTTACCCGAAGCTTTTACAATGTCGCCATCAAATACCAAGGACATATCCAATGCTAAGCAAAGTTACTAAAGGTTTCGTAATCGCAGCAGTTGCAGCGACATCAATCATGGCCGCCGACAAAATCAGTGGAGCAGGGGCTACATTCCCGGCACCATGTTATTATGATTGGGCGTATAACTACCAAAAAGCGACACA
Coding sequences within it:
- the dnaA gene encoding chromosomal replication initiator protein DnaA, translated to MNSIGTQVLNALKSEINEIDYQRYIKQLSYDEAESKSNLAVFRAPNALIANWVRTKFADKIAHLFEIKTNVKPTVSILVKSATSSSHQNVVAPVPSERPGGSLLNPSYTFQNFVVGGSNEFAFGAAKSVSEKPGIAYNPLFLYGGVGLGKTHLMQSVGNVMLAQGKTVIYTSVEQFLNDFTRHLSNRTMDRFKDKYRKCDLLLIDDIQFLSNKNQIQEEFFHTFDALRNENKQIIITSDKPPKKIGGLEERLKSRFESGLVADIQPPELETKIEIIKKKCEINRVKLDRDVINYVATIIENNTREIEGILSKLNAYSQLMGVDITIEFARNVLKEQMAEKRSNITTDLIMDTVAKELNIKPSEIRSKSRNSNIVYARRIAIYLARSLTPNSMPQLAQYFGMKDHTAVSHTMKKIQELMKNDEDFRVKVEELSNKVSMATSE
- the dnaN gene encoding DNA polymerase III subunit beta — its product is MKITVDKSVLENILLHLQPFLEKKDTSQITSHIMLSTDGRTLTAKATDYEIGLVIQTNSVTVEEPGSLTANGKKLLDIIRILKDEEIELSLDKDTLHIRQKRSNFKLPTYKSSEFPSFPTTEGKPNIVINSHVLIESLKKITPAADTNNPKFELNGALIDIKSNQINFVATDTRRLALVHIDSQNDAELSIIVPKKAIIEIQKLFADNIEIYYDNTHLIIKSEDSLFYTKLINGKFPDYSRIIPREAQRSITLPKSAIVTAIKQITTISNDLKLTFQQDAILFESLSDDNIEAKTAVEIENGFETPFILAINSRYILDFLSQVNSTEFTLEANESNQPFVIKDANFKTIVMPIVI
- the gyrB gene encoding DNA topoisomerase (ATP-hydrolyzing) subunit B: MENYGASNIKVLKGLEAVRKRPGMYIGDTGHRGLHHLIYEVVDNSIDEAMAGHCDTITVTLTKNGTAMVSDNGRGIPTDMHPTEGISAATVVLTVLHAGGKFDKDTYKVSGGLHGVGVSVVNALSSDLKMTIFREGQSFEQNFKCGIPQEPLAVTGTTRKRGTTIEFFPDPSIFTETIIFDYDYLAKRFRELAYLNPRITIIFKDERNGASNTYHFEGGISQFVTDVNKKTVVATPFAFSEKIEDIEMDIAIMYNDSYDDKTFTFVNNINTPNGGTHEAGFRAGLTRVISNYNKQNGNAKEKDVPLTGEDVSEGLICVVSVRVPEPQFEGQTKGKLGNTYVRPLVQKVTYEKLTKYFEENPIQAKAIVQKALMAARGREAAKKARELTRRKDAMTVGTLPGKLADCQSKDPSISELYLVEGDSAGGSAKQGRDRVFQAILPLKGKILNVEKARLDKILKSEEITNMITALGCGIGEEFNEEKLRYHKIIIMTDADVDGSHIQTLLLTFFFRYLPKIVENGYLYLAQPPLYRYKKGKKEIYFKDDRVMNAFLIENGIEALESEELNIGVNDLVSFFKMVDHYRSTLDALERRYALVELIRYFIENPDLVALPLQELYTKVEVFLTAKGNNILSKSVSDEDMHLFVQTKEGLEELHINDELFASPHFAEANYIYQKIQDWNLPLKGDLLELLTQITDFAKKGSYIQRYKGLGEMNPEQLWETTMTPENRVLLRITIEDTESAGDSFNLFMGDDVEPRRNYIETHAKDVKHLDI
- a CDS encoding EAL domain-containing protein, with translation MTYTEQKEREHRFALALRMGLPIFFLSAVTLTALFTQAYTTFTSLIILSIALLGVMVYFIFYLIYQSTQENITETITHTFTPEYFSRLFSKALTKNTQTLLLITVENLWSINERYGIKNGDIALQNTVMKLDHFFYDKKIEKLPICRFKGGDFLLFLPGEKEKYNSLIELLLSKYQHYVDNEIEVSLEAVMLDSRLSDDIELLISRLYELHNDRISSEKEEIYSINQLENEIIEALDEKRFSIGFWPVCCETHPIYDTTVKLIDSQGRFIHQSRYIPVLNRINRMRWLESDVLETIATLCDERKRDFIVTISPVTLRNPHFFEHAMTLFERFPSARNKITLMFEEKEYCYQLERFVHQISHYRRAGYKIALDRLGGYHTTLLYLKELEVDVVRFDSLYTRHIKEAGYQNIIQGLNLSAHLCGAKTWISMIEDEYTDNLVQSLKINYRQGNYLGRILTMDQI
- the queF gene encoding preQ(1) synthase, coding for MKYGEQIVENFDIEKDFEIWPNQHERDYVIKVTLPEFTCLCPRSGYPDFATIYVEYTPDKWVAELKAIKLYINSFRNRHISHENSANEIYSVFEQKIAPKRLKVVADYYPRGNVHTVVEIDSEKIVKEK